The Falco biarmicus isolate bFalBia1 chromosome 1, bFalBia1.pri, whole genome shotgun sequence DNA segment cagagcagcccccgCGGGTGGGAGCTGCGGGCGGAGCGGGTCTGCCGGGGCCTTGGCACGGCGCTGCGTCCGCACCGGGATTTTGCTCTTTGATGACGGGTGATTTCCCGTGTTTCAAATACACGTGCGAGGCGGGTGGTAGGCCTGCGCCGTGAAACTGCGCGTTACTGCTCTTAAATCCTTGTGAAGGCAACGTTGCTTTGCACCTAACTTAGCTGTGTTCTTCATAGTGTTGAAACGCATTCCCCGAAGGgttaactacattttttttctgattaattaGAATGTGCAAATATCTGTATTGAGCTTTGGCTCATTTAGCTTCCGTCTGGTAGAATTACCTCCCCAGGGAGATTTATGTCAGGCTCCGGTTTAATCACAGTAAATCCAAACTTAAGCGCCAACAGATTTCTGTTGTATGGTGCATCCCGTTTTGATTTTTGCAATGCTGCTACAGAATCAAATGCTCATATAAACAGGGCTATGTACACTCAGATCATAAAAACGtaacttttaattaaacaagTTTACATCTGGGTACACAGTTATATTGAGGGAAGTActaaagctatttttttaacagGCTTAACTTTGTTGATCCTTCCCTGTCTGGTTCTGCTGAAAGGTAGATTTTCTTCAGGGATTATAAAGTACTTTTGGACtcctgtaacatttttttttttcccaaaccagGAAGTAGGGGTTGTACTGTAACGGATGTAGCTGTCACAATTGCCTGAACAAATATAGCTAATAGCAGTTAATGCCACTGTTCATCATAATGTGCAAACAGTAGAAGTGTATTATCACAGGTCAGTTAGTGCTTAGTGTCTACCGTTTGGTGTGATATGGCTTTGGCTACACCTCATTGAAATCTTAATTTTGATTTTCGGATGACGTTGGCAAAAACCTGTAACATGTAAAGTTTTTAAATGGCTTATACACAGAGCGTCTGACTGCTTCTCTTTGGGGGCAGGGAATGATTTACAAAGTCAAGTGAATAACCAGATATTGCAGTATTCTTAACAACTGGTGGCTTTTCAAGTTTGAAACAAAAGAATGCAAGTGTCTTGTTTTCAGACTCCCTGTTGGTCTGATATGATGTTACACCTAGGATGCTGAATTGGTGTATGCCGCTTGCACAGGAATTGTACAGCTCAGTTCTTGGAGAAGGCTAGGTATAGGTTCATTCATGTAAAATACTTTATCTGAAAGCTGTTCTTAACTAAGCTTCTGTTAACTGGGAAGCTTGGtgtgggaggggaagaaaaacaagctttGAATTATTGACAAAATTTCTGGGCTTCAGgtaatttcctttattttctgagtGGTGCTTGCAGATAGGTTTATTAGAAATATCTGGATTTCGAAGTATGTTGCAAGAATTCAGACATTTGTCAGGCTGACTACATTTCAGTGACTGCAGGGCTTCCTGGAAAAAAGGTGAAGAGGGCACTGTCATGGATTAAGTgatacttttgttttaatttggtttaaaGATGGTCCCTGCcattgctgttgctttttggCAAGTTCTGACCAGCTATGGTCTtgggtgggttgggtttttttggtaagacaatgcagaaaactgcatttgtCAGCTTATGAGTTCCAGTGGCCTAAACGAACCTACTTAGTCTTAGCAGTATTAGAAGTTTTCCTGCTCTTAAACTTTCTAGAACTAGCTTATGCTAAAAATATTGTTAAGCTTGATTAACTTCTCATGACTTGTTAAAGCATCTGTTGCTTTTCCAAGTATGTTACCATCAGGTAACttcagaggtgctggaggggagAGAGCAGGACTTGCAGTCAGGTGTTTCTTGTGTGTTTCTGCCATAGGACGAATTAATCCCTATGTTACTTGACAGATGTACTTTAAgttttcaggtgttttttctattttcctaaTGTGTCTTTCCAGCAGTATAGTTTTTACTGAATCAACAGAAGTATCCTGTGAAAGAGCAATGGAACTTCTTGTTATTAGACTGTTGCTTAAATTTTAAtgtgatttgaagaatcagtcagcaatataGAGGTGAGCGGAGGTTATCGTTActcggcagcgctgggtgcatgggggatcgctccaccaaagtcatgtACACCgaggggacttttcagtcctccctttatacaagctactcatacctattcattagttttccaagaaattgtttacatattcattacaattctgagaattcatttacatatcttGTGCCTGTGCAgtgtccttgaggagttgtctctgcgcagactctattccttagcggCCGTGTTTAAAGTCTCCCATCTTCgccacgttgcatgtacaacaggaatctaagaaACTGAAGCGTGGGTAAACAATACCTGTCTTCAAACATTGCAAATGATTGTTAATGCTACCAAAGCTAAGGAATGCTGGATATGTACCTCTCTTCCTAAAGGAAGCCTGGCAACACCCCTGTACGGGATGGCCTCTCGAAACTGGAATTATCTTGATGACAAATGGCCTACCTGGCCAGACTTTTGGAAAAAGTCAGACGATGGTGGAGGATATTGCTTATTTGATGATAAAACATATGACTTGGGTCCCAGatttgatttacaaatattaagCCTAACCACCACAATATTTATGAAAAGTGATAATAACTGTCGTTGGAAAGCTCAAAGCAAGACAGGGGGAGCATGTCCTGGAAACCCAGGGCAAAACACTTGTTCCCAATCTGATGGGTGGAATGATTACTGGATGTATACATAGACCAAAGTAATCAAATTGAAACAGATATCCATAAGATATGGAACAGGTTTCAGATTTTACATGATGGTTAAACATGCTTTTGTTATAATACTTATTGTAATAGTTTTAGGAATACTAATATGTGTATTACTTCAACGTTTTGTTTGGTGCTGTCAAAGAATGATCATAGGGCATAGTGATTTTTTATAGttgtaaaagaatttacaataGTTGTTAGAAAAAGGGGccatatatgatttatttaaagaacggTGTGCTCATGTTTATCTGAGGAGACCCTTATTGTTGACTTGAGGAtgtactaaatccttgaatggaTGACATAGGGAGTGTGCAAATTGTCCAGGCAGGAGATATGTTAatgttgttaacttgaagatatacCAGGTCCTTGAATGTGAATAtgctaattgtccaggtgtgagatatgttaatgagttaatgaatagacatgagtgacttgtataaagagggggctgaaaggttccctcagtgtgcatgactttggtggagcgatcccccatgcacccagcgctgctgaataaagataacctccacTCACTCAAATATTGGTGattgattctttaaatcaatgtccaaggacccttattgccacatgacggatgtacagactgctaagtccttgggttggttatctttagaagggacattttgtttcttagattcctgttgtacatgcaacgtggtgaagatggagactttaaaCACGGCTgctaaggaatagagtctgcgcagagacaactcctcaaggacacTGCACAGGCACaagatatgtaaatgaattctcagaattgtaatgaatatgtaaacaatttcttggaaaactaatgaataggtatgagtagcttgtataaagggaggactgaaaagtcccctcagtgtgcatgactttggtggagcgatccccatgcacccagtgctgccgAGTAACGATAACCTCCGCTCGCCTCtatattgctgactgattcttcaaatcagttGTCTTGCTGAACCTTGTTAAGAGCTTAAGGAATGTGTTGAGCCTCAGTGTTTAATGGAAATCATGTCTTTACTAAGGCAAGATGGATGCAGGGCTTTGTAAAGCCAGTCTTCTTGTGAACTGTAGGAATAGGTATGTGAAGCAGCGGTTTTCTATGACCAGATTACCTCGTCtcaaactgaacaaaaattatattcttggtttaaaaaaaatctatgtaaaaaaaaaaaaaaaagtttaattataATAATGGAAGAAGTGAGGTCTGGTATGAATTAAATAAATTGACTGTTCTTTAGGTAGGAGAACAAGGGAAAAGTTCTGAGGCGGAGAGACTGTAGCAAAAGGATTTGTATTGATGGGGTAGAGGATCAGTGCAGAGAGGGGACCAGAAGACTGATCTGTGGAAGGTTTGGACAGGGTGGATGATGACAGTGCAGTGCTGGTGTCAGCAGCGGGAAGTCTGTAGCACTAATCTGTGAcactggggagggaggtgaaGATCCACTGTGACAGGTGTTGTTTTGAGGAACCGGGTCAACTGTCTGGGTGATGTGCAAGAGGAACAGTTGTGGTATGCAGGAAAGGGATACTGGTGTGCAGCGTgacaaaggggaagaaagattAAAGTGGCATGTGGGGAGAGTGGTAGCAAAGatgaaaggataaaaataaagctgaaagataaaaaaatgttactggaGAGACCTGATATGACCTAGTTTAAAGCACAGAATAATTCTCAATGTGTGCTGAAGGAAGTTGGAGCCTTTCTAAGATATTGTTGGATGGGGGGAGtgtgttttaattatttgatgTAAACATGATTGATAAAGTGCAAATTTTATAGGTGTTGTCACAGGGCCTTTTAGATatagaacattttctttcctttgtgatTGGTCAAAACCTGTTCCTCTTTTCCTGGGTATCATTCATGGTTAGATTTTTCTCATCAAAAGCCTACCCTTATACCTGGAAATCATGAAATCCCATATGCTTGAAAATCAGTGAAAATCCCAAGAACAACTACTGAATCAAAGGAATTTGAGTATAAAGTGTGCTAGTGTTTATAATCTCATCCAGACAGATGGACAGACAGTAGCTTTCTATGTTTTAGTGTACACCATCTCTGTGTATCAGGATTTAactttttctgttgcatttgttgctttcttcttttcttccaagaatCAACTGAGAGATAGCTGTTGCTAAACAGCAAATTTATTTGTGGCAGTTACaccttttaacttttttttaacgCAGGCTTTTATTTATAGCTCTAGCACAATGATTTGAATCAGTTTTGCGATATAGATGGCTAAATAGTCAATTTTAGTACTTCAACTATATCCCGAAATAAGGCAAGACTACCCATCTGTAAAATTCCTCTGCCTTTTAGTTTCACCTATCTAAAACCGACATTTTAACTGTGTTTGTTTAGACGTGAACCACTGGCTCTTATCaatctcaaaaagaaaaatgaggaaactgGGGAAGAAGAACTTGCCTCGCGCTTAGATCACTGCAAGGCAAAAGCCACCAGGCACATATTCCTTATCCGTCATTCTCAGTATAATCTGGATGGCCGGGCTGATAAAGACAGAACTCTGACCCCACTTGGTACGTATTACTAGAAGCATTGTACTTTGCATTTTGGGAAAATTGCTTTTCACATGCTGCCATCCTGATGAGTATGGGTCAGTAATTAATCTCTGCTCTGGGTCTCACTGCCAAAATTTAATCCACTTTCTGGATCCTTTGTGGCAGAAAGATGTCATGAAtaagtttgttttttccatttttgatcCTCTAAATCCAAACcttaaaatgtgctttataGAGTTCTAAACACACTCAGTTGTAAAGGagctttgcaaaggaaaattcCAGTTATCTTAAGGTTGCTTGAGCAGATTTTCATGCCGGCTGACATAATTCCGCAGGGCTAAGGCTTGTAAACTTAGCTCCATAACTGACTTTGGGATAGCTTTCTCTTAAAAGGTTTCTGTTAGTTTGCTGATttataaaggggaaaaaaagtaccttggactttcttttcagttggagtgttaattattaaaatatatctcACTCTTGCTAATAAGCACTGTTTCTGGGAATACTGCTCATCAGTCCTGCTTAATCAGACACTTTCTTGATGAGATGTATGCTAACAGTTTCTAGGGGGGAAGAATTATTATTGCGCTGTGCTGCTTGATGCTTTGGAAATCTGGTGCCAAATGTTTAGTGTAAACACATTCCTCCCCCCAGTCCTAAGCACCAGTGTGCAAACAGGAGTGAAATGCTAATTTCAGGACTAAGGTGCTATTTTAAACTGGTAACAAGGTATAATCTTAATCCTGTCTCATCCTGTGCCTTGGGTCAATTACTGACTCTTGTCTTTTCACCTACCTACCTGAAAGATGGAGTAAAGCCTTCCCTAGGATACCCACGTACTGTGGTTCTGAACTTCCCAAGCCAATGTGGCCTTGATGAAAAATGCACCGTCAGGTCTGAGTGGATCTGTTCAGCACTGTCCTGAACAGCGGTGGCAGCTGGCTTGGGTCAGCGCTCTCTCTTAACTGGAAATGACCCCCTTGGGATGGGGCTAGCAGGGATACTGAATACTTTAGTGAAAGTCTCTGAATAAAGTTTTGATGTGTatttgggtgggggtttttaattaaaaaaaaaacaaacaacaaactgaGTTTTTCCTGCTTATGGAAATACAACTAGAAATTGTCCAGCCAATAAATTTGGTCTGAGTAAGTAAATGAATGGTGAAAAATTTTTCcaattactttttgaaaagaagaaaacctgacATTGATGAGACCTTTTACGTCTACTGCACAACTTTTCTGGTAGTTTGTGTGAGGCGCTTATGTGAGTGTCACCAATTTATATAATGAGTATCGTTTTTAAGGTCGAGAGCAGGCTGAACTGACTGGACGCAGACTGGCAAGCTTAGGATTAAAATTTGATCAGATTATCCACTCCTCCATGACTAGAGCAACTGAAACAACTGAAATTATAAGCAAACATCTCCCAGGTGAGTGACTTCCCTTAATTTTGCATTGTCTTCTGATCCTTAAAACTGCTTCCAGTAAAAATTTGATTTTGTCCTTAAAGTCAAGATGTTATTTAGCCAACCTCCAGCCCTGTGTGAAACTAACAACCCTAATTCTGCTTGTTTACAgttcatctttaaaaatacagagggGCCTGCCCCTCTGAGTGACTAGCTGCTACCTGCATGTGCTGCTGTGTAGGGGAGCTCTGCTGGTTGCTCTTCACTTTACACCTTTTGTAAAGCAGTCTGTCACAGGTCGTCAGGATTGGCTCAGTCCTCAGcctctgtgggcagcagcacaggagagaaGGGTGTCGTAAACACCAGTTCTGGTGGTGATGCTTCTTGCTGGGCTAGTTAACTGGCCCTTCCTGTGTGCTGCGCTGTCCTGTGTGCAGGGGAAGATGTAGCACACTCAAAAAGGTGTAGGGATTTTTTTAACGCGAGGGCTTTGTTTATAAGGGGGTTTGGGTGGTTGTGGTTTTCTGGTcgtcttgttttgttttactggttggttttcattttgtttttttctcctgctgttcaGACATACCAGAATCTGAACTAAAGGTATTTGACTATGCATAATTCTGTCTGGTATTTTAGTAGATGTTCAGGTATGACTGGCTGAATGTCAGTTCTCTTATcattctgtgtttgttttcttaaatgtgCTGCTTCAAAAAAACTCCCCAAAccagcaaaacaacaacaacaaaaaaaacaaacaaaccaacccccccggcctaaataataataaatattaaatatcaaAAGTGTAGCATTAACATTAATTAGCAGTAAGCGTTAACTGACATACATCTTTAGATTAACATCCTTGCTAATGTGTTTCTGCAAagtgcagcaggctgggaagaCTCAGCTTGCTTTGCCAAGCTGGTTTGGCTGTTCTCAGTTGGAATAAACTTTGTTTTGCTGATGACAGAATAGCTGTGTTGGAGAGATTCACACCCCTTGATAGGATGTGTGTAGACTAAAATGGTCTTTAGGGTGGAGAGGAAGACTTCCTTGAAGATAgaatatgaaaaatgtattaattgtAGAGTTGTGAGCCTGTTTGCAGTGGCATGTGAAGTAATAAGTCCTTTCTGAATgtgtatttaatatttcaggAGTCAAAAAAATTAGTACTGATCTGCTGAGAGAGGGAGCACCCATAGAACCAGACCCTCCGGTCTCTCACTGGAAACCAGAAGCTGTGGTAActttaagatattttattttttttccttcagttattatgttttgggttttttttttttaagtatactTCATGTTGACAGTAGTAATAACTTGCAGTGTCTGTACCTGATGCTTTTTATCACACACCTTAGATAACTGCATACTTTTCTCCTCCCCAGTAAGTGTACAGGACAGTTAAAATAACTTGACAGTCCCTAAGTATTAGTTCAGCCTCAGGTGTGCATCTCTGTAAAGAAGAACTCTGTAGAAGGTGGCAGCCCATCTGCAAAGGCAGGCAGTGGCACGTGTTGCTCTGAGCTGTATTTAATTCTGAACTCTGTGCTGTTAGCAGTACTACGAAGATGGAGCTCGAATTGAGGCTGCTTTTCGAAACTTCATTCATAGAGCTGACgcaaagcaggaagaagacaGCTATGAGATCTTTGTCTGCCATGCCAACGTGATCCGCTATATTGTGTGCAGGTATGTGTTGGGCTGCATGTCAGTTGGTGGTGTTTAAGAGGTCATAGTTTTACTGAAATTGTGTTGGGTTATGGCACTGCTGAGCTAGAAGATGTGATTTGGCTGGTTTGAAGCAGCTGGAGATCGGTGCCTGTATTGTGAGCAGCTGGTTCTGCAGCTTCAGCACAGGATTAATTTGCAGGTACAGGACACATTTGAGAATTAGAACACTTTTGATTCTAGTTCCAAAGTGAAAATGGCTGAATCGGTGAGACTCAAAACCTTTTTGTATGTCTGAACAGTCTCTTTAATACCGTACGCTTGTGCTTCCCATAAACCCGAGGACAATGCCTGTGTAGGCTGTTGGAAAAGGCAACAAATAGAGCGTCTGACTGGATGCGTCTTTTTGAGGTGATACGAATTTGATCTTACATAATGAAAGATTGATTTAGTTTAGGGAATTCTTTACTAACGGAAATTTTTATATTATGTTCAAGTTGTTACTGCAAAAACACACTAATACATCCAGTATTGGATTAAGGGGAGAGCGGATCTTTCCGCTAACATCAAGGTTGTtcacaaaggagaaaatagtTCTGGATCTTTGCCTGTCTCTGTATCTAGTCAGCCGAGTCTGCTTTATTCCTCTTCCCTATCAACAAAGCACTGTCTGTAAGATAATTTGTCTTGAGCAGGACAGATGTGATTAAACTTTAATCTGATCAATACCTACAACAATTTCAATTGGCTTTATTTAGCTGAGCTAGTTAAATGCTAGCCTGTCTGCTCAGTGGACTGCTTTAGAGCTCTTCACAATTGCTATACTTAAAGTTATTGATCAGGTAAAAAGAATACTCTTTTCTGTGCCAAAAAAGATCATCTTGCTGCTGCCTAtgcttttcctgaaatactttttttctgaaatacgttttttctctttgcagtttcttccctcttctttttaaCTTCACTTCTGTGCCTTCTATTCCAGGCTGTCTGATAGCACAATTGAACACAGTCAGTGTAGCATTCCCTTTGAATCTAGAGCTTGACTGTAGctgttatttcatttcttaGCCTTTTTAAAAGACTCTCGTAAGAGCCAAAAAGGAGTTATTCCTCAGTATCTGAGGCAAAAGATGTTTGAGACAACAtgatttttttacagctgtttacTACAATTGGTTGAGCTCCTGAGGCTGTTCGTTTAGGAATTTTAGAATAGCTGGAGACTAGCTACGATACTGTATTTctacaaaaaaagcacaagacGCTTTTTCTCACCACTTCTGGGGAACAACACAGCTGATGGAAGGTAGCTGCGGTAAATTTCTTCCATAGGCGATGTGAACAGCTAGAATGAatccttgtctctgctgctgttctgtacCTACCCGTGTTGATGAGGCCAAAGTAGTGCATAAAAGGTGCTGTTTGCCCCTGCGCCGCTGGCGCGTGGAGGCAGCCACTGGGGCGGTGAGCCCTTCCCTACCTGTCAGGAACAGCACGCGGGTGTGCGTTGCTGCAGTGTCCGTGACTCACTTAAACCTATGCTGTCTAGTCCTGTTTGTTACAAGGTTGCTCAGAGCGCTCCCAGCAACCTGACTATGTTACAGCTTCTACCTTCTGTTGATCTGAATTAATCCTGGCTACAATAATCATACCCATCTGCTGGACTCTGCTTATGCAAGGGCGCTGCTGGCACTGGTCCCGTCCAGCGCTGTTGTTTTCATGTCAGTTGCACaagggaatattttttccaaggCTGACTGTGGAGCATTTGCATGCAAGCTGCAGAATGACCAacaatctcatttttttctttctttccttccccttatGTGGAACAGGTGGTGATGCTGTGAGCTCATTTTAATATAACTGTTCATGAATGAATAAtatgtttgtgggttttttcaataGAGCATTGCAGTTCCCCCCGGAAGGCTGGCTGCGAATGTCCCTTAACAATGGCAGTATAACTCACTTGGTGATACGTCCGAATGGAAGAGTGGCACTTCGAACACTGGGTGACACAGGTTTCATGCCTCCAGATAAAATCACACGCACCTGAATGAGCAAAACTGACGGCTGTCCAGGAGCTGCCTCTAGTCTCTTTGCACTAGTACATTCAGCTATGGTACCACTAGATTTTTATCTGTTATGTTGGGGTGTGATCCTGTCTTAAAATGTCCTTTAGCCCCTTGCCTCCTTCATACGTATTCATATCTGCCTTTCAgtccagaaaagaagaaatctttgtAAGCGTGAAGCTGTCCAGTCCTCAAGTATTCCCCAAAACTCAAAGCTGAGCTGTGGAATACAAAGAGATTGAATGTTTGCTCAGCTGTTGCAAGAGCACTGACTGTCCCCCTACCCCACCATGAATTTCTGTAACCAAAGCTTGCGCCTGTGGATGTTTTTCTTGTGCAGGAAAGCAATTGGTGTGGGAACTGGACGGAACAGCCTCGTGTCACACTGCGGCTAAAACTGAAGGCGAGACAGCTTGTTTCAGCTCCTGCAGAAGGAGTGACGAACAGGGCGTTCTGCTGTTCAAAGGACAAAGGGATAAGGCTTCAGTTTTTGTCAGCTGTTGAGGGTGTGTTTATGTTGTGTTGTtgttcccctctgcccccaaaaGCACATGTAAACTCTTGACAGGAGGTTGCCAGCATAAAGCAAAGAGGGTCAAAACCCATTTGCCTCAGAGCTGTGGTGCTAGAATTAACTGCTGCTTCTATTAAGTGTTCCTCCATCCTCAGGAA contains these protein-coding regions:
- the PGAM5 gene encoding serine/threonine-protein phosphatase PGAM5, mitochondrial isoform X2, which translates into the protein MSFRRALALAACGLAGGSVLFSAVAVGKQPGRGGDAEPRPGSAAAATAVTPASAAPPGLLLLPPAAASCPPAPGWIERPAGTGSYWDSNWDRREPLALINLKKKNEETGEEELASRLDHCKAKATRHIFLIRHSQYNLDGRADKDRTLTPLGREQAELTGRRLASLGLKFDQIIHSSMTRATETTEIISKHLPGVKKISTDLLREGAPIEPDPPVSHWKPEAVYYEDGARIEAAFRNFIHRADAKQEEDSYEIFVCHANVIRYIVCRALQFPPEGWLRMSLNNGSITHLVIRPNGRVALRTLGDTGFMPPDKITRT
- the PGAM5 gene encoding serine/threonine-protein phosphatase PGAM5, mitochondrial isoform X1, which translates into the protein MSFRRALALAACGLAGGSVLFSAVAVGKQPGRGGDAEPRPGSAAAATAVTPASAAPPGLLLLPPAAASCPPAPGWIERPAGTGSYWDSNWDRREPLALINLKKKNEETGEEELASRLDHCKAKATRHIFLIRHSQYNLDGRADKDRTLTPLGREQAELTGRRLASLGLKFDQIIHSSMTRATETTEIISKHLPGVKKISTDLLREGAPIEPDPPVSHWKPEAVQYYEDGARIEAAFRNFIHRADAKQEEDSYEIFVCHANVIRYIVCRALQFPPEGWLRMSLNNGSITHLVIRPNGRVALRTLGDTGFMPPDKITRT